Genomic DNA from Setaria italica strain Yugu1 chromosome V, Setaria_italica_v2.0, whole genome shotgun sequence:
AGAGTGATTAGCGCGGGCTTAAAGAAAATTGCAGTTGTTGCGCCTTCAGTTATTCTATCACCCGAGAAGAGCATCTCTGTTGTGATTCGTGAACAACGGAACATTACCTCTTATGCTCAACAACTTACTTTCACATTTTGCTATTGTAGTCTACCGGCTTCTTTCGTGACGTTTGCGTGGAGGACTGCGGTTGGTTTTAAGCTGGCTGAAATCTCGTCGATCGCCATCGCACGCGACACATCGCTTGCAAGTGGTAATCTTTTTTTCTCCATGTCATGTGACAACGTCAGTGCATTTATTGAAAACATTGAACGGATCACCGATCACCCCTGTCTGTGTTCGGCCATGTCCTGCTTGCCGTCGTCTCGCCAGTACGAGTCACGATCCATTGGATTCCGGCTCGGTCTGAGCAAGGCTTTGGCTTTGCCTCTCGTTATCAGTGTCAGCGAGTCGGTCTACTGTGCACGACCACGCGAAGAGACCAAGTACGGTGAAGCTGTATGTTTTCAAACGTCGCTTGCTTGCTCGCTAGTTTGGCTATTACAGCACTTCTCGTCCACGTTGTAAACCCagtaaaagaagagaaaaaagctCGATGGCTAGGAATATTCCTAATGTGGTGATTAATGGCGTTCCTTGCGCTAAGCCGCTAATCACATTCGCGTACACCATACAAGCAAACTCTTGTCCTcgaaaaaaacacacacacaacatTTTGGTTTGGGGGCCCAGCAAGGTCACAGAAGTATTTCAGCCAGCTTCAGGCCCGCCCTCCCCTGATCCGCGCGCGCCGTGCCGAGCGAGCGAGAGACTGCCAATCAATTTGGCAGCCCAAAAGGATCGGCCTTTTCTTACGGCCTGGCACCAAAAAAGGATCGGCCTTTCTTAACCCTGAGCCCGGAATTTACTTTCGAGAAAGGCCCCGGATTCGCCGCTTGGCTTTTTCTTAACAGGTCGCGTACTCCTGGCCTTCTTTCCGTTCCGAATTTGGCCAATCGCCGTTTGCAATAAACCAAAACAACTCGGCTTATAGAAAAAACAAGTCGATTTATACTCTTTTTTTTCCGTGAAAAAGACCGGAAGTTGGTTCGATTTTTGACACTTCAAACTTCAAATTCAAACTTGAAGGATTGTATTCTTCATAAATCCGTAGAAGACGCTATCAAGGTTGATGATCATGCACGGCATGGGTGAGCTGGTTTTATTGGAGCAAAGCACGTCCTTTTTCAGCTCAGATGTGATAAAGGCTGGACTTTCAGAACCTTGCTTCGGATGTATTATTATCAGATAATATCAAGGCTGCAGTTGCTCTAACACGTTCACACGTGGCACGCTCAATAGAAACACATCACTGGTCTAGGCGTCTAGCCGACGTTTAAGTTGACCTGAGAGAGCCGGCTATGCTCTTGTCCACACACCGTTGAAACCGGTATCATCCAGAATTTGACTATCCATGGAGCCGGAGCTCTGCACGGACTGAATGTTACAGAAAACTGGGATACTGCACTGATATGGAATACTACACTGATATTTCTTCATTTTACTAGCTTATCTTTTTACCATCATTGAACTGATATTAATGCCCTTAAAAAACGGGAAATGAATCACCGACAGCTCCGATCCAGGAATGGTTCAGTATAGAATACTCCTATATGCATATGCGGGCCCATATCAAGTAGAACCCAAAGTAATGGGAAAAAAACTTTAGTTCACTTTTGCactaaaaaattgaaaaaagatAGACCATCATAATGGTATTGATATATATCTGGAGACAGTTGCAGCGTCATGCATGATATGCACAAGTTGCCCGGTCAGAAGTCCATGATAGAGATGAACATCACTATCACCGTAACGATCTGGGCAATGCAACTGGCAGCCGGCTAAGCAGCACTTGCCCACCTCCACAGGCTAACTCATTCCCCCCCAAAAAATGGCACATCATAAATAGGTCAATGTATCCAATAATTCTCATTTCTCATGTTTGTGAAGAAAACGCAATGTATCCAATAATTCTCATTTCTCATGTTTGTGAAGAAAACGCATAAGGAAACCATTACAGAAAAATGTTGATCCTGAGAAAGGACATGCAGCTTGTCACCAACAAACTTCTGTTGGCAATTCGAAGGGCTGGCATCTAGCTTATAACTCAATAATATCAAAGTTAtgtggaaaaaagaaacaattgaAGGGCCACGATGTTTCATGAAGCAAAACGCGCCGAAATCATGCGTTGAATTTCCTATATTAAAAGCAAAAGGAAACAGATTTATTTGCTTTCATACCTCAGGTCAATCCAGCTGTCTTGAACCTTAAAAAATTCAGGAATCGCATCACATTCATCTCTGTCTTCTCTATCTAAGCCGCCATAAGTGACACAGTGAGATAATACGTTTGTTCATGGCTTAGGCGTAGAAGCTGCAGCGTCCGTTAAAGTTTGACTTCCCAAAAGCGCCTTCCCAGCAAGTGGATGCTAAAACAAGAGCACATAAATGGAAGCACCATACCATGCCCTCAAGAGTCAAGACCTAAACATGGCCAGGTTCCTCTCTCTAATCGTTCTTCCATTGCTCACCATTCTCCCATCCTCAGATGCTTCACCCAAGCTAATGCTAGGCACTGGCTCATCCCTATTGGTAGAAGACTACAAACAAACTTTCCTTACCTCACCAAATTCCGATTTCTCCTGTGGCTTCTATGAAGTAGGAGGGAATGCTTTCTCCTTCTCTATCTGGTTCACAAACACCATGGAAAAGACTGTCGTGTGGTCTGCAAACCCCAAGTCCCCTGTGAACGGCCATGGCTCCATGGTTTTGTTGAACCATGGTGGCAATTTGGTCCTCACTGATGTTAATGGCACCGTGACATGGGACAGCAAGACGGGCTCTGGGAAGGGCACGACAGTAGCCCTACTTGATACTGGCAACCTTATCATCAAAGGTTCCAATGGTGCAGTTTTATGGGAAAGCTTCTCTTCACCAACTGACACACTGCTGCCTTTTCAGCCCCTCACCAAAGCAACAAGGTTAGTATCTGGTTACTACAGCCTCTACTTTGACAACGACAATGTGCTGCGCCTCATGTATGATGGACCAGATATATCAAGCATCTATTGGCCAAGTGCAGACTACAGTGTGTTCCAAAGTGGGCGGACAAATTACAATAGCTCCAGGATTGCAGTCCTCGACGCTGAAGGGTATTTCCTCTCAAGTGATGGGCTGAACGTAAAGTCATCTGATTGGGGTACTAAAATCAAGAGAAGGCTAAAGATTGATTATGATGGAAACCTCAGAATGTACAGTTTGAATGCATCTAATGGGAATTGGATAATTTCATGGGAGGCCATAGCAAAAATGTGTGATGTGCATGGGTTATGTGGACAAAATGGGATATGCCAGTCTTTGCCAAGCTTCCAGTGCTCATGTCCGCCAGGTCATGAGATGATTGATCCACAGATTTGGAACAAAGGCTGTCAGCCACAATTCAGGAAAACCTGCAACAACACAGAAGAGTTTGAGTTCATCAAGATCCCCCAAACTGACTTCTATGGCTTTGATCTGAGCTACAACCAGTCTATCTCACTTGAAGAATGCAAGAGGGTTTGTTTGGatgcctgctcctgctccgctTTCACGTACAAGGCAGGACCTGGACTTTGCTACACAAAAGCGGTACTCTTCAATGGCTACAGCTACCCAAGCTTTCCTGGTGATAACTATATAAAATTACCCAAGAATTTGGGCATATCAACATCCTTAGTCTCCAGAAAGTCTCATCAAACATGCAACCGGGATATTCCAGAGATTGTAGAAGGATCTGCAAGTATGTATGGAATGAACAGTGTCGATAAAAATTGGACAACTTATTATGTGTTTGCAGCAATACTGGGAGCCCTAGTACTGCTCTTTACTGGTACAagctggtggtttctttccAGCAAGCAAAACATACCAAAGTCAATGGAGGCAGGCTACAGGATGGTAACAAGCCAGTTCAGGATATTCACACACCGCGACTTAAGGGAAGCAACTGGAAAATTCAAAGAAGAGATTGGAAGAGGGAGCTCTGGAATTGTTTACAGAGGAGTGCTTGAAGATAAGCGAGTAGTGGCAGTGAAGAAGCTAACAAATTTCACACACAGTGAGGAGGAATTGTGGGCAGAAATGAGTATAATTGGAAGGATTAACCACATGAATTTAGTAAGAATGTGGGGTTTTTGCTCTGAGGGTCAACACAAACTACTGGTTTATGAGTATGTGGAGAATGAATCACTGGACAGGTATCTATTTGGCAATGTAAGTAGTGAGAGACTAATTGCATGGAGCCAGCGATTCAAAATAGCATTGGGAACAGCAAGAGGCTTGGCCTACCTGCATCATGAGTGCCTTGAGTGGGTGATCCATTGTGATGTAAAGCCAGAGAACATACTCCTGAATCGAGACTTTGAAGCTAAGATTGCGGACTTCGGACTAGCCAAACTCTCGAAGAGAGACAGTTCTAGTTTCAAACTCACCCATATGAGAGGAACCATGGGGTACATGGCACCAGAGTGGGCGTTGAACTTGCCGATCAATGCAAAAGTTGATGTCTATAGCTATGGTGTTGTCCTTCTTGAGATTGTTACAGGAAGTAGGATCTCAAGTGGAATAACAGTGGATGGGAGGGAGATCGAGCTTGGACAGTTTGTGCAGGTCTTGAAACAATTTGTGGAGAGTGAAGATGTCAAGGATATAGTTGATCATAGACTGCAAGGTCATTTTAATCCAGAGCAAGCAATGATAATGTTGAAAATTGCTGTAGCTTGTcttgaagaaaggaacagcagGCCTACAATGAATGATATTGTAGTATCTCTTTTGGCATGTGCTGAACAAGACGATCACCCTGCCTACTCATGGTGAGCTACAATAATGAGGATTTCAGATTCTCGAGTAATATTTGAAAGTTAGGCAAGGAGTACTTCCTAGAGAAATGTAGATAGATTGCTTCCTTTAATTATAATTGATCGTGGAACAGTAAAGCAGCATTTTTTTACATCACACTGGTAGTGAATATTATCATACTAATATTTCTTCTTGAACGGAATTTTACAAATGTTAGTTTGTTTATAAAGCTCCTGGTCATTAACTTTTAGACATATGGGTTTGATaacttctactccctccgtcccaaattgtaggtcgttttggcatttctagattcatagattttactatccacctatatatctaggtgcatagcaaaatctatgaatctagaaatgccaaaacgacctacaatttggaacggagggagtagaaatttATTTTCTAGTAATAATAAGGACAACTTAGTTAGCTTTTAATGCGTAATATAAACTGTAAAAATGCCGATTGTTTGGTCAGTATTGTTTATCC
This window encodes:
- the LOC101757320 gene encoding putative receptor protein kinase ZmPK1 isoform X2; translation: MEAPYHALKSQDLNMARFLSLIVLPLLTILPSSDASPKLMLGTGSSLLVEDYKQTFLTSPNSDFSCGFYEVGGNAFSFSIWFTNTMEKTVVWSANPKSPVNGHGSMVLLNHGGNLVLTDVNGTVTWDSKTGSGKGTTVALLDTGNLIIKGSNGAVLWESFSSPTDTLLPFQPLTKATRLVSGYYSLYFDNDNVLRLMYDGPDISSIYWPSADYSVFQSGRTNYNSSRIAVLDAEGYFLSSDGLNVKSSDWGTKIKRRLKIDYDGNLRMYSLNASNGNWIISWEAIAKMCDVHGLCGQNGICQSLPSFQCSCPPGHEMIDPQIWNKGCQPQFRKTCNNTEEFEFIKIPQTDFYGFDLSYNQSISLEECKRVCLDACSCSAFTYKAGPGLCYTKAVLFNGYSYPSFPGDNYIKLPKNLGISTSLVSRKSHQTCNRDIPEIVEGSASMYGMNSVDKNWTTYYVFAAILGALVLLFTGTSWWFLSSKQNIPKSMEAGYRMVTSQFRIFTHRDLREATGKFKEEIGRGSSGIVYRGVLEDKRVVAVKKLTNFTHSEEELWAEMSIIGRINHMNLVRMWGFCSEGQHKLLVYEYVENESLDRYLFGNVSSERLIAWSQRFKIALGTARGLAYLHHECLEWVIHCDVKPENILLNRDFEAKIADFGLAKLSKRDSSSFKLTHMRGTMGYMAPEWALNLPINAKVDVYSYGVVLLEIVTGSRISSGITVDGREIELGQFVQVLKQFVESEDVKDIVDHRLQGHFNPEQAMIMLKIAVACLEERNSRPTMNDIVVSLLACAEQDDHPAYS
- the LOC101757320 gene encoding putative receptor protein kinase ZmPK1 isoform X1, which translates into the protein MEAPYHALKSQDLNMARFLSLIVLPLLTILPSSDASPKLMLGTGSSLLVEDYKQTFLTSPNSDFSCGFYEVGGNAFSFSIWFTNTMEKTVVWSANPKSPVNGHGSMVLLNHGGNLVLTDVNGTVTWDSKTGSGKGTTVALLDTGNLIIKGSNGAVLWESFSSPTDTLLPFQPLTKATRLVSGYYSLYFDNDNVLRLMYDGPDISSIYWPSADYSVFQSGRTNYNSSRIAVLDAEGYFLSSDGLNVKSSDWGTKIKRRLKIDYDGNLRMYSLNASNGNWIISWEAIAKMCDVHGLCGQNGICQSLPSFQCSCPPGHEMIDPQIWNKGCQPQFRKTCNNTEEFEFIKIPQTDFYGFDLSYNQSISLEECKRVCLDACSCSAFTYKAGPGLCYTKAVLFNGYSYPSFPGDNYIKLPKNLGISTSLVSRKSHQTCNRDIPEIVEGSASMYGMNSVDKNWTTYYVFAAILGALVLLFTGTSWWFLSSKQNIPKSMEAGYRMVTSQFRIFTHRDLREATGKFKEEIGRGSSGIVYRGVLEDKRVVAVKKLTNFTHSEEELWAEMSIIGRINHMNLVRMWGFCSEGQHKLLVYEYVENESLDRYLFGNVSSERLIAWSQRFKIALGTARGLAYLHHECLEWVIHCDVKPENILLNRDFEAKIADFGLAKLSKRDSSSFKLTHMRGTMGYMAPEWALNLPINAKVDVYSYGVVLLEIVTGSRISSGITVDGREIELGQFVQVLKQFVESEDVKDIVDHRLQGHFNPEQAMIMLKIAVACLEERNSRPTMNDIVVSLLACAEQDDHPAYSW